Proteins encoded together in one Ipomoea triloba cultivar NCNSP0323 chromosome 4, ASM357664v1 window:
- the LOC116017458 gene encoding dynamin-related protein 5A-like codes for MENLISLVNRLQRACTALGDHGEDSALPTLWDALPSIAVVGGQSSGKSSVLESIVGKDFLPRGSGIVTRRPLVLQLHRIDENREYAEFGHIPRKRFTDFAAVRKEISDETDRETGRTKAISSVPIYLSIYSPNVVNLTLIDLPGLTKVAVEGQPESIVHDIENMVRSYIEKPNSIILAISPANQDLATSDAIKISREVDPKGERTFGVLTKIDLMDKGTDAVDILEGKAYKLPYPWIGVVNRSQADINKNVDMIAARRREREYFSSTPEYKHLAHRMGSEHLGKVMSKHLESVIKSRIPGLQSLINKTIIELETELSRLGKPIATDAGGKLYMIMEICRIFDGNFKEHLDGVRPGGDKVYNVFDNQLPAALKRLQFDKHLSMENVRKLITEADGYQPHLIAPEQGYRRLIESSVISIKGPAEASVDAVHAILKDLVHKAINETTELKQYPSLRVEVSNAAVESLERMRDESKKATLQLVEMECSYLTVDFFRKLPQDIEKGGNPTHSIFDRYNDSYLRRIGSNVLSYVNMVCASLRNSIPKSIVYCQVREAKRSLLDHFFTELGKKEAKQLGKLLDEDPAIMQRRVSLAKRLELYRSAQAEIDTVALSK; via the exons ATGGAGAACCTCATCTCATTGGTAAACAGATTGCAGAGAGCTTGCACAGCGCTAGGCGATCACGGCGAGGATAGTGCTTTGCCTACTCTGTGGGATGCGTTACCTTCCATCGCCGTCGTCGGTGGCCAG AGCTCAGGAAAGTCTTCTGTGCTAGAGAGCATTGTTGGCAAGGACTTTTTACCCCGTGGATCAG GTATTGTGACCCGTCGTCCACTTGTCCTACAGCTTCATCGCATAGATGAAAATAGAGAATATGCAGAATTTGGGCACATTCCAAGGAAAAGGTTTACTGATTTTG CTGCTGTGAGGAAGGAAATTTCAGATGAAACTGATCGTGAGACAGGCCGTACTAAAGCAATCTCAAGTGTTCCTATTTATCTCAGTATATATTCTCCTAATG TTGTGAACTTGACATTGATTGATCTTCCTGGACTTACTAAAGTTGCTGTCG AGGGACAGCCAGAAAGCATTGTTCATGACATTGAAAACATGGTTCGCTCTTACATTGAGAAG CCTAATTCTATTATTCTTGCAATTTCTCCTGCCAACCAAGATTTGGCCACATCAGATGCAATAAAAATTTCACGTGAAGTAGATCCAAAAG GGGAGAGGACATTTGGAGTTCTGACGAAAATTGATCTTATGGACAAGGGTACTGATGCTGTCGAT ATATTGGAAGGAAAAGCATACAAGCTACCATATCCATGGATTGGTGTTGTCAATCGTTCCCAAGCTgatataaacaaaaatgttgACATGATTGCTGCTAGGCGTAGAGAGCGAGAATATTTTTCTAGCACCCCCGAATACAAGCATCTAGCTCATAGGATGGGCTCAGAACATCTTGGGAAAGTTATGTCTAAG CATTTGGAGTCTGTCATCAAGTCTCGCATCCCTGGTCTCCAGTCTCTTATCAACAAAACTATCATTGAGCTAGAAACAGAGTTGAGCCGTCTTGGGAAGCCTATTGCAACTGATGCTGGA GGAAAACTATACATGATTATGGAAATTTGCCGTATTTTTGATGGAAATTTCAAAGAACACCTTGACGGAGT CCGACCTGGGGGTGATAAAGTTTATAATGTCTTTGATAACCAGCTCCCTGCTGCATTGAAAAGGTTACAATTTGACAAGCATCTTTCTATGGAAAATGTACGGAAGCTTATAACTGAAGCTGATGGATATCAACCTCATTTGATAGCCCCTGAACAAGGATATCGTCGTCTCATTGAATCTTCAGTGATTAGTATTAAGGGTCCTGCCGAGGCTTCTGTTGATGCG GTTCATGCTATACTGAAGGATCTCGTTCACAAGGCAATTAATGAGACTACG GAGCTAAAGCAGTACCCCTCTCTCAGAGTGGAGGTCAGTAATGCAGCTGTTGAATCATTGGAAAGAATGAGGGATGAAAGCAAGAAAGCCACTCTACAGCTTGTTGAAATGGAGTGTAGTTACCTTACTGTAGATTTCTTCCGTAAACTGCCTCAAGATATTGAGAAGGGTGGAAATCCAACACATTCAATTTTTGACAGATATAATGATTCCTATCTGCGGAGAATTG GATCAAATGTATTGTCTTATGTCAATATGGTATGTGCCAGCTTGAGGAACTCCATTCCTAAGTCTATTGTTTACTGTCAAGTGCGAGAAGCGAAGCGTAGCTTGCTTGACCACTTCTTCACTGAGTTGGGCAAAAAGGAG GCGAAACAGCTGGGCAAACTTTTGGACGAGGATCCAGCTATAATGCAGAGACGTGTATCCTTGGCTAAGAGATTAGAGCTGTACAGATCTGCTCAAGCAGAGATAGATACAGTTGCATTGTCGAAATAG